A single window of Callithrix jacchus isolate 240 chromosome 6, calJac240_pri, whole genome shotgun sequence DNA harbors:
- the LOC128932434 gene encoding uncharacterized protein LOC128932434, with product MGCCGCGGCGGGCGGCGGGCGGGCSGGCGGGCGGCGGGCGGGCGSCTTCRCYRVGCCSSCCPCCRGCCGGCCSTPVICCCRRTCSSCGCGCGKGCCQQKGCCQQKCCCQKQCCC from the coding sequence ATGGGTTGCTGTGGCTGCGGTGGCTGCGGCGGTGGCTGCGGTGGCTGCGGCGGTGGCTGcggtggtggctgcagtggtgGCTgcggtggtggttgtggtggttgtggtggtggctgtggtggtggctgTGGCAGCTGCACCACCTGCAGGTGCTACCGGGTGGGCTGCTGCTCCAGCTGCTGCCCCTGCTGCCGTGGCTGCTGTGGAGGCTGCTGCAGCACGCCCGTGATCTGCTGCTGCCGCCGCACCTGCAGCtcatgtggctgtggctgtgggaaGGGCTGTTGCCAGCAGAAGGGCTGTTGTCAGCAAAAGTGCTGCTGCCAGAAGCAATGCTGCTGCTAG
- the LOC128932435 gene encoding small cysteine and glycine repeat-containing protein 10-like: protein MGCCGCGGCGGGCGGGCSGGCGGGCSGGGGGCSGGCGGCGGCTTCRCYRVGCCSSCCPCCRGCCGGCCSTPVICCCRRTCSSCGCGCGKGCCQQKGCCQQKCCCQSCC from the coding sequence ATGGGTTGCTGTGGTTGTGGTGGCTGCGGTGGTGGCTGcggtggtggctgcagtggtgGCTGcggtggtggctgcagtggtggcggtggtggctgcagtggtggttgtggtggctGTGGCGGCTGCACCACCTGCAGGTGCTACCGGGTGGGCTGCTGCTCCAGCTGCTGCCCCTGCTGCCGCGGCTGCTGTGGGGGCTGCTGCAGCACGCCTGTGATCTGCTGCTGCCGCCGCACCTGCAGCTCGTGTGGCTGCGGCTGCGGGAAGGGCTGTTGCCAGCAGAAGGGCTGTTGTCAGCAGAAGTGCTGCTGCCAGAGCTGCTGCTAG